One segment of Triticum aestivum cultivar Chinese Spring chromosome 2A, IWGSC CS RefSeq v2.1, whole genome shotgun sequence DNA contains the following:
- the LOC123186134 gene encoding hevamine-A-like produces the protein MATRSSLLQLLVVAVAAAQFLGSEAGGISIYWGQNGGEGTLAATCATGNYKFVNIAFLSSFGNGQPPVLNLAGHCVPTNGGCASLSSDVKSCQSNGVKVMLSIGGGAGGYYLSSSQDAKNVATYLWNNFLGGTSPSRPLGDAVLDGIDFDIEGGTPLHWDDLARFLKGYSNSGRRVYLTAAPQCPFPDAWVGGALNTGLFDYVWVQFYNNAPCQYTSGSTSNLADSWKQWLTVPAKQIFLGLPASPEAAGSGFIPADDLKSDVLPLIKSAGKYGGIMLWSKYYDDQDGYSSSVKNDV, from the coding sequence ATGGCTACTAGGTCATCTCTGCTGCAACTGTTGGTCGTGGCAGTAGCCGCGGCGCAGTTTCTCGGGTCGGAAGCCGGCGGCATTTCCATCTACTGGGGTCAGAATGGTGGAGAGGGCACGCTGGCTGCAACCTGCGCCACTGGCAACTACAAATTTGTCAACATCGCCTTCCTTTCCTCCTTCGGCAATGGCCAGCCGCCAGTCCTCAACCTGGCAGGCCACTGCGTCCCAACCAACGGCGGGTGCGCTAGTCTAAGTTCCGACGTCAAGTCATGCCAGAGCAACGGCGTCAAGGTCATGCTCTCCATCGGTGGCGGAGCAGGCGGTTACTACCTTTCCTCGTCCCAGGACGCTAAGAATGTCGCGACGTACCTGTGGAACAACTTCTTAGGAGGTACGTCACCTTCGCGGCCTCTCGGTGATGCAGTCCTCGATGGCATCGACTTCGATATCGAGGGCGGTACACCCCTGCACTGGGACGATCTTGCAAGGTTCCTAAAAGGGTATAGCAACTCCGGCAGGAGAGTGTACTTGACTGCCGCGCCACAGTGCCCTTTCCCTGATGCATGGGTGGGAGGCGCCCTCAACACCGGTCTCTTTGACTATGTGTGGGTGCAGTTCTACAACAATGCTCCTTGCCAATATACTTCAGGAAGCACTTCCAATCTAGCTGATTCATGGAAGCAGTGGTTGACCGTTCCTGCAAAGCAGATCTTCCTTGGTCTCCCGGCATCACCTGAGGCTGCTGGGAGCGGGTTCATCCCGGCTGATGACCTAAAGTCTGATGTTCTCCCATTGATCAAGAGTGCGGGGAAGTATGGTGGGATCATGTTGTGGTCCAAGTATTATGATGACCAGGATGGCTATAGCTCTTCGGTGAAGAATGATGTTTGA
- the LOC123186135 gene encoding acidic endochitinase-like, with protein MATRSSLLQLLVVAVAAAQFLGSEAGGISIYWGQNGGEGTLAATCATGNYKFVNIAFLSSFGNGQPPVLNLAGHCVPTNGGCASLSSDVKSCQSNGVKVMLSIGGGAGGYYLSSSQDAKNVATYLWNNFLGGTSPSRPLGDAVLDGIDFDIEGGTPLHWDDLGRFLKGYSNSGRRVYLTAAPQCPFPDAWVGGALNTGLFDYVWVQFYNNAPCQYTSGSTSNLADSWKQWLTVPAKQIFLGLPASPEAAGSGFIPADDLKSDVLPLIKSTGKYGGIMLWSKYYDDQDGYSSSVKSDV; from the coding sequence ATGGCTACTAGGTCATCTCTGCTGCAACTGTTGGTCGTGGCAGTAGCCGCGGCGCAGTTTCTCGGGTCGGAAGCCGGCGGCATTTCCATCTACTGGGGTCAGAATGGTGGAGAGGGCACGCTGGCTGCAACCTGCGCCACTGGCAACTACAAATTTGTCAACATCGCCTTCCTTTCCTCCTTCGGCAATGGCCAGCCGCCAGTCCTCAACCTGGCAGGCCACTGCGTCCCAACCAACGGCGGGTGCGCTAGTCTAAGTTCCGACGTCAAGTCATGCCAGAGCAACGGCGTCAAGGTCATGCTCTCCATCGGTGGCGGAGCAGGCGGTTACTACCTTTCCTCATCCCAGGACGCTAAGAATGTCGCGACGTACCTGTGGAACAACTTCTTAGGAGGTACGTCACCTTCGCGGCCTCTCGGTGATGCAGTCCTCGATGGCATCGACTTCGATATCGAGGGCGGTACACCCCTGCACTGGGACGATCTTGGAAGGTTCCTAAAAGGGTATAGCAACTCCGGCAGGAGAGTGTACTTGACTGCCGCGCCACAGTGCCCTTTCCCTGATGCATGGGTGGGAGGCGCCCTCAACACCGGTCTCTTTGACTATGTGTGGGTGCAGTTCTACAACAATGCTCCTTGCCAATATACTTCAGGAAGCACTTCCAATCTAGCTGATTCATGGAAGCAGTGGTTGACTGTTCCTGCAAAGCAGATCTTCCTTGGTCTCCCGGCATCACCTGAGGCTGCTGGGAGCGGGTTCATCCCGGCTGATGACCTAAAGTCTGATGTTCTCCCATTGATCAAGAGTACGGGGAAGTATGGTGGGATCATGTTGTGGTCCAAGTATTATGATGACCAGGATGGCTATAGCTCTTCGGTGAAGAGTGATGTTTGA
- the LOC123186137 gene encoding hevamine-A-like: MATRSSLLQLLVVAVAAAQFLGSEAGGISIYWGQNGGEGTLAATCATGNYKFVNIAFLSSFGNGQPPVLNLAGHCVPTNGGCASLSSDVKSCQSNGVKVMLSIGGGAGGYYLSSSQDAKNVATYLWNNFLGGTSPSRPLGDAVLDGIDFDIEGGTPLHWDDLARFLKGYSNSGRRVYLTAAPQCPFPDAWVGGALNTGLFDYVWVQFYNNAPCQYTSGSTSNLADSWKQWLTVPAKQIFLGLPASPEAAGSGFIPADDLKSDVLPLIKSAGKYGGIMLWSKYYDDQDGYSSSVKNDV; the protein is encoded by the coding sequence ATGGCTACTAGGTCATCTCTGCTGCAACTGTTGGTCGTGGCAGTAGCCGCGGCGCAGTTTCTCGGGTCGGAAGCCGGCGGCATTTCCATCTACTGGGGTCAGAATGGTGGAGAGGGCACGCTGGCTGCAACCTGCGCCACTGGCAACTACAAATTTGTCAACATCGCCTTCCTTTCCTCCTTCGGCAATGGCCAGCCGCCAGTCCTCAACCTGGCAGGCCACTGCGTCCCAACCAACGGCGGGTGCGCTAGTCTAAGTTCCGACGTCAAGTCATGCCAGAGCAACGGCGTCAAGGTCATGCTCTCCATCGGTGGCGGAGCAGGCGGTTACTACCTTTCCTCGTCCCAGGACGCTAAGAATGTCGCGACGTACCTGTGGAACAACTTCTTAGGAGGTACGTCACCTTCGCGGCCTCTCGGTGATGCAGTCCTCGATGGCATCGACTTCGATATCGAGGGCGGTACACCCCTGCACTGGGACGATCTTGCAAGGTTCCTAAAAGGGTATAGCAACTCCGGCAGGAGAGTGTACTTGACTGCCGCGCCACAGTGCCCTTTCCCTGATGCATGGGTGGGAGGCGCCCTCAACACCGGTCTCTTTGACTATGTGTGGGTGCAGTTCTACAACAATGCTCCTTGCCAATATACTTCAGGAAGCACTTCCAATCTAGCTGATTCATGGAAGCAGTGGTTGACCGTTCCTGCAAAGCAGATCTTCCTTGGTCTACCGGCATCACCTGAGGCTGCTGGGAGCGGGTTCATCCCGGCTGATGACCTAAAGTCTGATGTTCTCCCATTGATCAAGAGTGCGGGGAAGTATGGTGGGATCATGTTGTGGTCCAAGTATTATGATGACCAGGATGGCTATAGCTCTTCGGTGAAGAATGATGTTTGA